A part of Candidatus Binataceae bacterium genomic DNA contains:
- a CDS encoding ABC transporter, whose protein sequence is DEPTGNLDPHTADEVHQHFHLLNRQLGVTLVIATHNEALTRSMGRALRMREGRLVEERA, encoded by the coding sequence GACGAGCCGACCGGCAATCTCGATCCTCACACCGCCGACGAGGTGCATCAGCACTTCCATCTGCTCAACCGCCAGCTCGGGGTCACGCTGGTGATCGCGACGCATAACGAAGCGCTCACGCGCTCGATGGGCCGGGCGCTGCGGATGCGCGAGGGGCGTCTCGTCGAGGAACGCGCCTAG